GAAGATGGAGGGCAATTGACTGAAGCTGTGCGGAGAAAACCATATACAGTTGTTCTTTTTGATGAAATTGAAAAAGCACATCCAAAAGTTCTCAATGTACTTTTGCAAATGTTAGATGATGGTAGATTAACTGATGGTCAAGGAAGAACAATTAATTTTCAAAATTGTATCGTTATTATGACAAGTAACATTGGAGCTCACCGTATATTGGAAGCTCCAGAAGATTCACGCAACAGTGAACAATTAAAGAAACTTGTTATGGATGAAGTACTCACCCATATGCGCCCAGAGTTATTAAATAGAATAGATGAAACAGTTATTTTTAATGCTTTAAGAGAGGACGTAATAGAAAAAATTGTTAGTATTCAAGTTGCAAAATTAGCGCAAAGATTAATGCAACAACAACACATGATTCTTGAAGTAAGTCCTGAAGTCATTTCTTCTATTGCAACAGAGGGTTGGGATGTAAATTTTGGAGCGCGTCCTTTAAAAAGAGCTTTACAAGATTTAGTTGAAGTTCCATTATCAATGGAGTTACTCGAAGGTAAATTTAATGAAGGGGATACCATTCTTGTAAAAGAAGATTCTAAAAAAAGTATATCTTTTACTAAAAAATAATTTATATTATCAAAATCTTTTTCATGTATTAAAATGCCCTAGCAATTTTTAGCTAGGGTTTTATTTTTTCTCAAAATTAACTTCTATTTTTATTATACAAAAAAGAATAAATGTTTTTTCGATTTATTTACTAATGTAACAAATAAAATTTATTTTTATTTTTAAGATTTTGTTTGTATTCTATTTTTTTTGCCCATATAATGTCAAAAACAATATTAGAGGTGAGACATGCAAAAAAATAAAGTTACTTTGTATTCTTTGTCTGCTATTATAATTTTATTCGCATATAGTTGTGGTAAAAAAGACCAAAAAAAAGAAGAGTCCTCAACTGAATACACTTATCCTGGGCTAGTAGTTTTAAAGGAAGAAAATAATAAACAACATTACTTAAAAGAATATGAAAATTATAAGCCCCTATATTTAGAAAAAAACTCAATTGATAAAAGTAAATTAGCTAGCAATTTAATAAATGAATTGAGTGGTTTAAGTTTTACTAGCAATTATATCTTGGTTGCTAAATCCAATAATGGTCCAAAATTTTATGTTTACAATGAAAAACCTAGCAATGAAATTCTAAATAAACACTTAGAAGTTCTCAAAAATGAGAAAGATCTACAAAATAAAAATATGCGAAATGTAAAAACTTCATTAACTAATGCTACAGTTAATGTTACTTTAGTTAGAAAAAATATCCAATGCCCAATGCTTATGTTTTTTGATGAGGAAGAAATTCGAGATTACTGTATAAATAATGCTTTTTTAGAATTAAATTATAAGGTAGATTTATCTGGTTCAAAATTTACAATGAAAGAGGATCCTAAAACTGGGCAATTAATAAAGACAGAAAATGCAAAATACTTAATGTTTTCTGTATCCCCTGATGAGGAAGGCGGTACTGGTTGGCATCTCGCAGATGACATAAATCAAGGCTTTAATAGAAATGAGTTTTTAAGAAGCAAAAGAGATTTTGTTGGCCCTTATGCAAATAAATATAGCTTTTGGGTTAATGAATTAACTTCAACAAATGATGTAAAATTAGCGAAAACTTTTCCACAAAATACCAATCCAGGCACAACAATTACGCAAAGTCATGGCACAACAATTGGGCTATCAGGAAATATTTTAGGTGGGATTATGAATCATAATCCTAATGCAAATGTTTCTTTAGGAGCTTCAATTCAAATATCAAATTTGCGAAATGTTTCATATAATACCTATGAATATACTATAGAAAATGTTAGCTACAATAATAAAGCAAAATGGATGTGGGATTCAAAAGTAAATGATAAAATTTGCGACTATCTAACCAGAAAAGATTTTAATACTTGCCATTTTACAGAAGCAGCATGGCAAAAAAGTTGGTCAGCAAATAAAGGTAAATTTTCTGCAATCAGTCACAAATCATTTACCCCTTCATTTCAAGCAGTATTTAAAACTAGTAAGCAAAATCAAGGGCAATCCATTTTTGAATTAGGAACCAATGTCGAAACAGGTGTTATACTTGGAAGAAAATTGAGCCTTGCTTTATTTCACTACATAAATATAAAGACAAATAATTATATAACACCTAGTGTTACAGAACAAATTTCAGTTGACTGGAGTTCCCCTTATTTTGCTTCAGAACTAAATTTTCGCTTGCAAAACACAAAAGAACTTTATTCTAGTAAATGTTTAATTGTTGATAGTAATAAAAATATTGTGCAAGCTGATTGTAATAATTCCCGTGCCCAAGTTTGGGGTTATGATAATGATGAAAAACAATTTAAAACAAGATTATTTAATGAAAATTGCCTTAATTTAGATCAAACAGGTTACTTAACAGTAAACACATGTAATATTAATTACAATCAAAAATGGGTTTTAAATGAGTTAGGACATATACACCTAAGCAATGATAAAACAAAAGTACTTGGGACAGATTCCTCACATAGAGTAAAAATTGTTGATATTAATTCTGAAAGAAAATTACACTTAGAAGCTTATAGTGCTGTTTTATAATTTTCTTCATCTCTAAAGAATAATTTTGACTTAAATATTTGCTGATTTAATATGTGAAAGGTATCAAAAATTTTTAAATGAGTCTTTTGTTTATTTTTTTGGAAAATAGTTCTAATTTCAAAGTTATCAATCAAAATACTGTCACATTGATTTAAGCTTAAATAAGCTAATATATTGCTAAATACTCTATTAACATGTGCATTTATTCCAGATTGCTTAGTACAAATTATAACTTCATTAATCATTTCAAGTAAATTTTCATTCCAGAAATATGGCACTCCATTAGCAGTAAGTTGATCTTGAAAAATATTCTTTTCAATACTTTTATCGTTTGAAATTATAGCAATTTTTTTTAAAGAGCTTTTTTTTAATATATTTATACTTTCACTAACCGAAAAATAAAAATCAAAATTTGAATTTTTAAAAAAAATTTCCTTAAAAAAGTACAATTCACTACAAGGCACGATTAAGTTAAAAACATTTATTGCTTGAAAATTTTTTATACATTTTGTAACTTCATTTTTTAATTCATTTTCATTCATCTTAAAATATTCGTCCGAAATTGAATATAAAAAAACATTAACCTTTTCTTTTAATCCTTCCTTATTTCTTTTTTTATTATAAAAATCAAAAAAATTTTCTAAATATTGTAATGTAAAATTAGAACTTGATAAAGATATTATTCCAAAAACTAAACTTTCAACCATAAAATCTCCTAATGCAAATACCAGCGAAAAGAAATAGGTAAAATTTGAATTTGAAAAATATTTGATCCAATATTTCCACCCACCATTTCAACAGCATAAGTATATACAAAATTGATTGATGGTGAGTAAGCTAAATTTTTATTTAAATATGTCGCATAAAGTAAACTAAATAAAAAATTTACCCCATTTTTTTTTGAAGTTGTAGTTGTATAACCATTAACAGTTCCTTGATTAAGATAGTAGTAGTAAGATAGTCTAAATAAAATTTCTACAGAATTGTTCTCACTTAAACTTGGAAATAAATACAAATAAGGTCCTAGCAATAAATTATTTTCAACTGTTTCATTTAACTTATTATTATTTCCTAGTGTTTTTTGACTATAATTAATACTTGAATACAAACCAAGTTCGGCATTAGAATATTCTTTACCAATATACAATCCACCTTCTGTTGATGAATTAAATGGATTTATAAGAATATGTGGACGAAAATTAAATTGTTTAGTTTTAATGCATAGTTCAAGGCCAGGTCTAGCCGTTAAAACTTGATTGTTTATTCCAGACTGATTAGAATCATCAGAATTAATTATTTTATAGTCATATAAAAAAGCATCTGTTTGGACAAAATTACAAGTTTCTGGCTTTTCATTTGCTTCTGAGAATGCATTACTAATAAAGATTATAAAAAAAACTAAAAACATAAATTTGAACATAATTTGCCTATAAATATTATTTTACTCTCCAAAAAAAACTTAAATGTAGATTTTTTTAATTGTCTCATATATGAGTATATAAAAGCAATCCCATTTGCATTGGGATTTCTCAATAAAATTAGAAGCTAATTCCATAATGAAGGAGTCCATTTCAATGGCAACTATCCGAACTATTAAATCTCAAAATAAGAAATTTTCTTTTTCCTTTGAAGAAATTGTTTCGGATTATCGACTTGCTGTTAGAAGCAGATTTGCTAGTTTATTAGGCAGAAAAGAAGTGCTTACAGGGAAAGCAAGTTTTGGAATATTTGGAGATGGTATAGAACTCCCACAAATTGCTGCAAGCAAAGCCTTCGCAAATGGAGATTTCAGAACAGGTTATTATAGAGATCAGACATTTGAAATGGCTTTAGGAAATGTTTCTGTCACTCAATTTTTTTCTCAACTCTATGCAGATCCTGATATTAATAATGATCCTCATTCCGGCGGAAGACAAATGAATTCTCACTTTGGAATTCGCTTACTTGATGAAAATGGCTTCTTTAAAAATCAACTTGAAAATAAAAATTCAATTTCTGATATTTCTCCAACTGCTGGACAAATGAGCCGAATGCTTGGCTTAGCTTATGCTTCAAAACTCTACCGCAATGAAAAAAGTTTACATTCCGAAGGACATCACTATTCAAACCAAGGTAACGAAATTGTTTTTGGAACGATTGGCGATGCTTCTACATCAGAAGGAATCTTTTTTGAAACAATGAATGCTGCAGGTGTTCTGCAAGTTCCATTGTTAATGTCTGTTTGGGATAATGGATATGGTATTTCTGTCCCAAGGCAATTACAAACAGTAAATAATTCAATTTCTCAAGCTCTTTCGGGTTTTCAAAATGATCAAGACAATAAAGGCATATCCATTTATCAAGTGGAAGCTTGGAACTATATTGCTCTTTGTGAAACATATCGCATGGCAGCAGATAGTGTTAGAAAAAATCATAAACCAGCTTTAGTTCACGTGATAGAAGTTACACAACCTCAAGGACATTCCACTAGTGGAAGTCATGAAAGATATAAATCTAAAGAAAGACTAGACTGGGAAAAAGATTATTGCTGTATTAAAAAATTTAGAGAATGGATTATAGCCAAAAATATTTCAACTGAAAACGAATTAAACTTAATAGATGAAGAAGAAAAAATTTATGTAGAAAAATGTCGTTCTGAAGCTTGGGATCTTTTAATAAATCCTATTAAAAAAGAAGTTAACACTGCTCTCCACTATTTAAAACTTGTTTTGAATAATACACAGAGCTCAGAAGTAATAAAACAATGCATTTATAATTTAGAAAATGCTGTTTCTTTAAACAGAAGAGTTATTCACTCAAATTTATTTAAAACTATTATTAATATACGCAATGAAGAATCATCAGAAAAAAATCAACTATTACAATTTTTTAATGATTTTTCCAGAAAATATAATTATATTTATGAAAGCAAACTATATAGTGATTCAAAACAATCACCATTAAATGTTAAAAAAATTGATCCTACCTATTCTCCTCAAGGAGAAACCGTTGACGGCAGAGTAGTCTTGCAAAAATGTTTTGAACAACAGTTTTTAAACAATCCTAAATTTTTTGTCCTAGGAGAAGATGTTGGTAAATTAGGTGATGTTAACTTAGTTTTTGAAGGACTAAATGCAAAATTTGGTGATTTAAGAGTTACAGACACAGGGATTCGTGAAGCCACTATTTTAGGACAAGGAATAGGCGCTGCAATTAGGGGTTTAAGACCTTTAGTTGATATCCAATATCTTGATTATTTTTTATATTGTCTACAAACTGCTTCCGACGATTTGTCTACCCTACTCTACCGAACTGCTGGGGGACAAAAAGCTCCCGTGATCATTCGCACAAAAGGGCATAGACTGGAAGGTATTTGGCATACAGGTTCGCCAATGGGAACCATTTTAAATTCAATTAGAGGAATGTATTTATGCGTCCCAAGAAATATGACACAAGCAGCTGGCATGTACAATACTTTATTTCAATCAGATAATCCTGCTCTGGTCATTGAAGTTCTCAATGCATATCGTTTGAAAGAAAAAATTCCAGATAATATTGGAACCTTTACTGTTCCTTTAGGCCATCCAGAAATTTTGAAAAATGGTGAGCACTTGACTATTGTTACCTATGGTGCATGTTGCAAACTTGCTTTAGAAGCAGCTGCAGAATTAGAAAAAATGAATATTTCAGCAGAAATTATTGATATACAAACATTATTACCTTTTGATTTAACAAATACTATTAGTCAGTCAATTAAGAAAACAAATGCTGTATTATTTTTAGATGAAGATGTCCCAGGTGGAGCGTCTGCATATATGATGCAACAGTCTATTGAAAGAGACAAAGCATTTCATTATTTAGATTGCATGCCAAGAACTTTATCCGCAAAAGAAAATAGAGGCGCTTATGGGCGTGATGGTGACTTTTATTGTAAGCCACAAACTGAACATATTATTGAAATTTGTTATCAAATTATGCAGGAAAGATCTCCTAAAAAATTCCATGATTTTTATAATCAAGAAGTAAGGCGTCAAGGTGCCATATCAGGTGAAAATTCCCTAAATTTAACACATAATTCTACACTTGAAAATTTTTAATCTATAAAAATTTAAATATGTAAGCTAAAAATCATAATTTCTAGTTATGGAACTCTGCTTAAGTTTACATTATTTCTTTTAAAAGTTAAGTGTAATTTTGCTATTTTTTAAAAAGCTAAAAGTTTTTAAAATTTATAATAAAAAAATATTATAAGACAATATTTAAATGAAAAAAATAGTACTAGCTAAAATTATTTCAGCATTATTTTTATTAATAAGTAACACAGCATATAGTAACAGAAATTTAATTTATCATAAAAATATGGAGCCCAACATAAATTTAGTTTCTAAAAACAGCGAAAATGGTAAAAACGGCAAAAATGGTGAAAATGGTGAAAATGGCGGAAATGGCGGAAATGGTGGATAATAAATTTATTTAGGGACTTAGCACTAAGATATTCTGAATATGTTTCTATCCCCCATTTGAAGTTGTCACTTTTTAAAATGGATAATTGAAAATACTTTAATAATAGTCTCAATAATTGGAAAAAGTATAATTATTTTAATAAAAATATTCCTAAATCTCTACTATGGTATAAAAACAAGAGCAAATTATTACAAAAAATAAAATAAGCGTATAAAAAAATAGATAAAAAGATCTAGCAAATTTTTTATGTGAGTAACTTTTTTTTAAAGTCAATTCATCTTTCTTTTTTCTTCAAAGAAAATAATTTTTGATTTTTTATTTGACAATATATTTTATTTATACCCAAAATAAGAATCAAGCAATAAAAAAAACCGAGAGGCCAAATAATGTAGCCAATTATAATTACTAAACTAAAAGCTATACCCCCTAAATCACTATTATTCATATTATTGAATAAAAAACCAGAGAAAATTATTGCGAAAAATAAAATTGGTATATAAATACTTAATTTAAAAATTGATAAAAAAGAAATAACAAATTTTTTAATATGAGTTACTTTCTTTACTTTTAAAGTCAATTCATCCTTCTTTTCTACTTCAAGAAAAATCAATTCTTTTTGCTTGTTTATTTCAGAAAATATTCTTTTTTTATAGCCAAAATAAGAATCTAGCAACCAAAAAAACAGCGGTAAGAATACAATTAATAATTTGTAATATAATGCATTTTCAGATATATCTCTTGATAATTCAATATATAATAAAATAATTTTAATAGAAAAAATTACTGCAATAAGTTTTATAAAAAAAGTATTT
This is a stretch of genomic DNA from Pigmentibacter ruber. It encodes these proteins:
- a CDS encoding alpha-ketoacid dehydrogenase subunit alpha/beta, whose product is MATIRTIKSQNKKFSFSFEEIVSDYRLAVRSRFASLLGRKEVLTGKASFGIFGDGIELPQIAASKAFANGDFRTGYYRDQTFEMALGNVSVTQFFSQLYADPDINNDPHSGGRQMNSHFGIRLLDENGFFKNQLENKNSISDISPTAGQMSRMLGLAYASKLYRNEKSLHSEGHHYSNQGNEIVFGTIGDASTSEGIFFETMNAAGVLQVPLLMSVWDNGYGISVPRQLQTVNNSISQALSGFQNDQDNKGISIYQVEAWNYIALCETYRMAADSVRKNHKPALVHVIEVTQPQGHSTSGSHERYKSKERLDWEKDYCCIKKFREWIIAKNISTENELNLIDEEEKIYVEKCRSEAWDLLINPIKKEVNTALHYLKLVLNNTQSSEVIKQCIYNLENAVSLNRRVIHSNLFKTIINIRNEESSEKNQLLQFFNDFSRKYNYIYESKLYSDSKQSPLNVKKIDPTYSPQGETVDGRVVLQKCFEQQFLNNPKFFVLGEDVGKLGDVNLVFEGLNAKFGDLRVTDTGIREATILGQGIGAAIRGLRPLVDIQYLDYFLYCLQTASDDLSTLLYRTAGGQKAPVIIRTKGHRLEGIWHTGSPMGTILNSIRGMYLCVPRNMTQAAGMYNTLFQSDNPALVIEVLNAYRLKEKIPDNIGTFTVPLGHPEILKNGEHLTIVTYGACCKLALEAAAELEKMNISAEIIDIQTLLPFDLTNTISQSIKKTNAVLFLDEDVPGGASAYMMQQSIERDKAFHYLDCMPRTLSAKENRGAYGRDGDFYCKPQTEHIIEICYQIMQERSPKKFHDFYNQEVRRQGAISGENSLNLTHNSTLENF
- a CDS encoding leukocidin family pore-forming toxin, translated to MQKNKVTLYSLSAIIILFAYSCGKKDQKKEESSTEYTYPGLVVLKEENNKQHYLKEYENYKPLYLEKNSIDKSKLASNLINELSGLSFTSNYILVAKSNNGPKFYVYNEKPSNEILNKHLEVLKNEKDLQNKNMRNVKTSLTNATVNVTLVRKNIQCPMLMFFDEEEIRDYCINNAFLELNYKVDLSGSKFTMKEDPKTGQLIKTENAKYLMFSVSPDEEGGTGWHLADDINQGFNRNEFLRSKRDFVGPYANKYSFWVNELTSTNDVKLAKTFPQNTNPGTTITQSHGTTIGLSGNILGGIMNHNPNANVSLGASIQISNLRNVSYNTYEYTIENVSYNNKAKWMWDSKVNDKICDYLTRKDFNTCHFTEAAWQKSWSANKGKFSAISHKSFTPSFQAVFKTSKQNQGQSIFELGTNVETGVILGRKLSLALFHYINIKTNNYITPSVTEQISVDWSSPYFASELNFRLQNTKELYSSKCLIVDSNKNIVQADCNNSRAQVWGYDNDEKQFKTRLFNENCLNLDQTGYLTVNTCNINYNQKWVLNELGHIHLSNDKTKVLGTDSSHRVKIVDINSERKLHLEAYSAVL